The region GAAATTTTAACACACAGTATATTTTAGGAGGCATAATTTAGTAGTGTCAAAAGTTCAAGAACAAATTAAAGAATGTGTATAAAGTAAGAATGAAAGAGATAAGTATTACAATATACGTTATTCGAGGATTGtttaaactttatatatatagtaAGAATGAAAGATAAACATCGATCTTTCTTAAGATTACACAAAAATGAAGGATAAAACCTAATTGGTATCTATGTAAAGCATTATTATAAATGCTTTCATCCGTTTTATTGgtcaaactaaaaaaaataatgcttatttttttcctcaaaatggaaaaataaaaatggtaCATTAAATTATGGCCACCTTCTAGTTAAGATTTGCGCTTGAGCAACAAGAATAGTCCAGCCGCAGTAGATTTATCGTCCGCAGATATTGGGGAACACCCTTCAATTTTCTTGGAGTAACGATTAAATAGCTGATCTATTATATtttgattattattatcattaaaatgTTTGCTGATAATGCTCTCAAACCCAGCTCTGCATTGTTCTACAGTGATCATAGGACGAAAGGTTCGAGGTTGCAGTTCCAATCTTGATATTTCAAAACATCCATTTTTTTGTATAATCTTCTTGATCTCCTCAGGGGATGGGCtgaaaatgggcaagttgaacGAGTCAAGCTTTCCATGGCTTATTATTCCCTGCAAAACCGATCATATAGATATATACTaattaatgatgatgatgatggctAGGTCATGTGATATGTTGTCTCATTATTCAAACTAGGGCCATATCATTCTAGAAAGTACATTAATTGTTGACACAGATAATAAAAGAAAAAGCATAATTTGATAGATATATGACATTTAATGCACCCATCATCTAGATTAATACAATTTAATATGGAATCCTACATTTTGAATAGAGAATTTGTGAGGGGCTCCAACACTATAAATAGTTGGTGTACTGTTATCGATGTATTTTAATATTATGTCttatatatttgaatttaataagtattatgaagtATTACTAACCAATTATAGGATAACTCATGCGATGTTAGGCACTTAAAAATGTCAAATAACAACATTGTTTTTAATATGAAAAATGTTAAGGGACACCACTGGTGCCAACAACACAAGAAGGTATCATACTGTTATTGGTACAATCCAATATCAAATGTCAcatatttgaattattgtgaGGTATCGCTAACCAACCATAGTTGCCACCTCATATTTGGGCAATTCAAAGTGTCAAATATCAACTCTCTTTGTAATATTCATATACTACTAAGCGCTATATGATGCAATTCAAAGTGTCAAATATCAACTCTCTTTGTAATATTCATATACTACTAAGCGCTATATGATGTCAAATGCATAACaatatattctttcatttttaAGGTAAGTCATTAGCCATATCTACAAGATAAATTCTAACTGACATAAAAGTTAATAAGGCCATACCTCATTGGCCATATCTACAAGGGTAGATTCCAACGGTGCAAAAACAGGGCCGAGGGAGGATTGGGCAGGCGAACTCCCATCTTCCCTACCCGACATCAGAATCGCAAGCAGCCCGCCAGGAGCGAGCTCTTCCGATCGAGCATTGAAAAAACTCGCCATGTCCTCTTCATGCTGACGCCTATAGGCCTCGCCAACTTGCTCCGCGGCCTTAGCATAGAAAATCTTGCCCTTGTTAAACGCCGGCGAGCTAGAGTCTTCGACCTCCGCTGGAGTCTTCGACAGCCACTGCAACGCATGGGACGAGTAGGCGAGGTTCAACGATGCCCTGGGAAACAATCTCCGGTGGAAGGAGCCAGGCACACCGGCCGCGAAGTAAGTCCGGTCCTTGGgaaggttggtgaatagaatgttgaAGTCGTTGGAGACGTGGTCACTGAAGAAGACATGGAATTCGGGGACATGGTCCTGGAAGGTTTTGGATACGGCTTCGATAATGGTGTCGACGGCGATGAAGGTGTTTGGGCCGGTGGAGCAGCCGAAGTCGACGATCCGGAATGAGCTTGATATGGGGCAGATCTTCTGTTTGTTGATCTCAAGGTTTTCGGTTATGGCGGCCACCAACAATGCCTTGGCGTTTTCAGCTGCTTCTTTCTGTAGATTAATCATACATAACATAAAAACCATGTACTCTAATGATCTTGTTATGTaataatatttgatgatatatatatatatacctgtgGATTTGAGTTCTTGGCATAGCTGTATGGGCCATCTCCACCAGTCATAGGAAACGATTCTTCCATCTTCTGATACTGGAAAATGCTTCTGTGGTCTACTTTTTTCTGAAGAACAAGAAGCAATGAAAATAATTAAGCTCTGttattataaaattttgaaaccTCAACTTCTCAATATATGGAATAGTATTGGGGGAAACAACGAGCAAATTAAGAATGACTTTTCCAGACCATACATTAAATGCAGGGACAAAAATCTACTATCTAATTTTTCGTCTGTTTTGAATGGTAAAAATATATATGGACAACCCTTGTTCGTTCTTATTTTTGCTATTTTGACGGAATAATATACATGTAATGACTTGCCTTTTTTGCAAATATTTAACGTGttaaatatatgtgtgtgtatatatatatatataaatgtttgaTAAATGTCAAAAAGGTCGTCATCATGTTGTAACGTAAAATGGCAATAAAGGGTAGGCATAGGCATCAGATCACTTTCAACGGTACTAATCTATACACGATAcatcttctttatttttttttcattattttttcaatatcatttaaatattattatttgtattcattaaaatactaaaaagaaataatatataattaatatagaaaataataataataataaaacaattttaactcAACCAAATAATTATCTCTGCAACTCAAATTTAAATCACCAATTGAGAGCTTACTTTTaccatttttctttatatttttaaaaattaaatagttTACTTTATCACTTGTCAATTGTGAGTGCTATTATTTATCATCTTCTTTCAGAACAATAAAAATTATTactgataaaaataaataaataaatctaagCTGGGTTATCATTGGAGATAGGCAAAAATTGAAAATTTAAATGTCAGATCTAGAAAGGTAGAATAGTATTTGACGATGGAAGAATTTGATATAATTATACTCTAGAAAATAGAACGCGCTGGTTTAGAAAATTTCAAACCTACTACTCTTTTTCTTTTATGAATTATGGGAGAAATTATTGTGTGGGATACGGGTAACACGTCTCTTCTTCTTgttgaaaaaaattattaatataatgaaTAACAAAAATAGGAAAATAACAAAGGCACAACTcatattatgattatatattattaggCAAAGATTACGATGTTTACATTTTCTTGTTAACACTGATGTTAACAAAAGTTAGTTTCGGCATGTAGATATAGTtataaattctaattttttattatgaaaGTGTATATTGTAGGTTATTTAAAACATCGTACAAAGTTTCaataaattctgaataatttatattGCCAAAAATAATGTTCAAACAGTCGAATTTTCCACACATGCCTATTTTTTAGTGCACACGCGCAACAAGTTGTTTTAACCTTGTTTCGACACCGTAAATTATTCGAATTTTTTTAAACTTTGTGCAATATTCTAAATGACTACAATATACATTGttataatgaaaattttgaatttataactATCCATATGCTAAAATAAATTTTTGTCAACACCGTAATCGTTCCATATATTATTATTACCACATGACCATTCAATACTCACAATGTTGATTATTAGCTTCCTTTGACAACTCTTTCAGCTTAATTATGACTCAATTTAAAACTAATTTGGTATTCAAATTCATTCTTTTAATCTAGTGTAATGTAATCAAAGGAATTTGaagttgtttattattattattcaccTTGAACACGTAGCATTGTCAAGTGGGCCTTATAAGCCCTCAAGAGAGGTCAAGGCCCAGCAAATACTAAGCAGCCAAGGGCCTGGAGGCTCAAACCCGTCTTAGGTTCAACGATTGGCGAATAATTGTATAGTAAAGAGCCCGGACCTAAGACATAAGCTCAAACTAACTTTATGGACTCACCCAATCTCCAACCCTCCGGGGTTTAGATCATTGTGATAGACAGTCTATTCCAAGGGACGGATCCCACCATGTAGGATCCGGATGAAGTTTCTAGGTTCATCCTCTCGATCCAACGCTCTATCAGGATCTCTCCTTCAATCATTCATCGCTAGCTGATGTCCGTCTTGGTAAAAGAACATGAATCTTGGTCAATGAACCTAGACattggtaaacgaacctggaccatACGTTCGGATAAAACAAGCCCACTTCCTCTTATAGCTGACGTGTCACCGAGAAATTCGACAGTTGGTCTCTCTGACTAACTATTGCAAATTTTCttaagtgtgtgcaagtgtacacagtcattAAACAAGTAATAAATTGATAAGAAAAGTACCGTCTCCACAAGGATTGTAAATTGGAAATTAATTCTCAAAACTAATTactcgcaaattgatttcaatgaaaaaaaaaacaataagataaaactaaattaatgaaaagtaaataaaactaaattaatGAAAAGTAAATAAAACTAACAAACAAAAACTAAGAGAAGAAACAAGCTAGAATTATTAAATTGTCCTAAAAATGCAATTATGGTAACAATGTTGTAGAGGAATGCTATAGCAACTGGGCAGAGTTGACTAGGAATTTAAATGTCATAATCCTTTTTCCAaagtatttatggtttggttctTTAATCAATCAACATAATCCTATGCCTAATTAATTTCAAGAACACCAATATAAGTACAATTCCTCTAAGTCATACAAGgtgattgtaatgccccaaattctctaatgtggcttagtagctggattagggggccgggaggaccataatttatttaatatgtaattatgtgattatatgcatgatcatgtgagttatattattatatgatgataattgcattcaagcgggcccacttcttataagaatggcattttcataattttggcccgttgagggcataattgtatatttatgtgcatgtatgtgataaatgggtgagaccacattgttatgtaatTACTTATGCAATTACTTTTCTCTGTCGCTAAGATGTCATAACAATCTACTAACTGGtcctgatctgcaagaagactcagaaacACTTTCCCAaagcacctgaaatatctttaccacccaaggacattcctgcccctaaggcattccttgacctaagAAAATCTCCACAAAGAAAAaatcacaataccatcgtccaagacgatcacaaatcccattcaaataaacctttgaatgctctattcattTGATTCACCAGGTCAACTCAATGTTAGCCAATTTTCCCtaaatcataactcagcactcccagtgctcttatctgatacAAACACAATCTTTTATATAACTTCCTCTCTGGTCTCCAACtagtcctaaccagatccaagatccaccttagagagtTCCATCTCACTCAATATCTAAACCTCGAGTTCTTACAACCCTACTGAGTCATTcaaaactgtaacgccccaactccagggaccgttatggtgtgccttgtaaacaatgctaaactcgctgaTCGAGTTATtgggccaaaatcgtgtaactaagtgtgattagcggtttagggattaaaaatttgggttaagatgtaacgtttcattagaacgtctaatatatacgttgggatcccaaaactataatttcagagtctattacaagaaaatatttacatcaggtcgttctatgcggcaaagcagggtttaaccctagttccttctcaacctcggccgtggttgacgagcagctgcatatgtacacgtcatcacctaagctctccaactcaaggatggtccagctttctttttcctttacctgcaccacatagcacccgtgagccgaagcccagcaagaaaacacaatataacatgatataatatcaatagtGATTGTActaattattcaggaccaacagtccaaacaaataggtgactatcacaagaagtcacaaatatggggacagcatcctttagccatgtgatgataggatcaccagggcttaacagatatcaaaagtcactaacatgggaacagcaccctctagccatgtgacgataggatcaccagggcttaacaaataagtgcaCATCTCATTAGCTTAAGCAGGATAAGTGCTTGgggattagtcaccaacataaccttcctcccgactctagagtcgtaactatggaacagcgttccctagccatgtgacaaacag is a window of Humulus lupulus chromosome 4, drHumLupu1.1, whole genome shotgun sequence DNA encoding:
- the LOC133829524 gene encoding loganic acid O-methyltransferase-like — translated: MEESFPMTGGDGPYSYAKNSNPQKEAAENAKALLVAAITENLEINKQKICPISSSFRIVDFGCSTGPNTFIAVDTIIEAVSKTFQDHVPEFHVFFSDHVSNDFNILFTNLPKDRTYFAAGVPGSFHRRLFPRASLNLAYSSHALQWLSKTPAEVEDSSSPAFNKGKIFYAKAAEQVGEAYRRQHEEDMASFFNARSEELAPGGLLAILMSGREDGSSPAQSSLGPVFAPLESTLVDMANEGIISHGKLDSFNLPIFSPSPEEIKKIIQKNGCFEISRLELQPRTFRPMITVEQCRAGFESIISKHFNDNNNQNIIDQLFNRYSKKIEGCSPISADDKSTAAGLFLLLKRKS